In the genome of Sardina pilchardus chromosome 17, fSarPil1.1, whole genome shotgun sequence, the window CGTTACAGGTACCAAAATGCCTGAATGAGTGAATACGCTTGGATAGCTATAAAAATTGTGCTTTCATTATACAACTAAACAAACATGGCAAAACCCCATAGAatggaaatatatatattttcttggttttcatgaattatgagaggttatgcataaacaaagagctaccatgaacatgaggcatggttgtgccctccttcatatgaaaatcttgaacttagaaatagacacaaaaaaatgggcaaattagaaaagagcctgcttgtgatgttggacatcgcaaagccattgaagttcaattggggttgccaaagagggtgccatttagtcaaacagaccatttcaatacccagcctaaatatatggttttaattagtcttgtaaaattgcaattgagttttttttttttttttaatcaaagttgaatatatactattttaacatcagagaacacagtccTCTTTAAGCCTGTTCTCTTTTATGTGGTTTAAGTGGTTAGGCAGCTTTTATTTGCACCTTCAACAACATGGTATACCTGTTGGCGCCCACAAATATCAACAAAATACTATGTCTGTGTGAAGGAATTCCTTGGAAGTTCTCAGTAACATCTTCAGTGACTAGAGATGGTCTTGTTTTTGTTATCTAGAAGGTGTATCCTGTGGAATATGGGCCTGACTTTGACAAAGCGCTCCAGGTCCTGGTTGGCTATTTCATTTCAAGACTGGAAAAGTCCCTACCAGTGCCAAACTTTAAACAAGTATGGAAGAGGAATTATTTTACATCCAATGCAATGCACTGACATTTGTCATGCAAAAAGACATGGCTTTTATCAATTAAACTATAATGGACCATACAAATAAAAAGCTCCATTGTTGATGTCCTAGGTGTCCTCCTTGATAGACAGTTCCTCTCTCTGGGATGAATGTGAGCAGCACCTCAATCAGCTGGAACAGCTTCATACTCTGCATCAGGATGCTTTCAGTGGACCTCTGGGGGAGAGTGGTAAGACTTGACATATAAATGTACAATTAGAACATACATTTTCTACAGTATCTTTGTGGTTGTTTGTGCGAGTCGTGTGAAACGATCATTGCAAGAATGTAATTAAAACGTTGCAGTGAGTTTTCGCACAAACAGTGGCATGCCAACCATTTAAGATAATAGTAAATTTAATAGGCACTTCCTGATCCCACTCCCAATCTCTCTCCCACTAATTCCCTCTAACTTATAGGTCCTTAATGACTCCAGTGTCCTGCGACACTTGTAACACTGCAACACCGTATTATGGGACCTTTCTGCACTTTGATATTCCAAGATGTCGTATTGATTAGGCCCTTAAATAGGCCAAACATATGAATGTAAATAGTCTCATCTGATTTGATCATTttgcttttttaaatgtttccaTTATTGCCATTGTTGATGGTAATACTCTAGCAATTACACATTGTCCCAAAACGGATAACCTTGAAAGCACCCAAGGTGCAGCAGTGcagccatttgtgtgtgtgtgtgtgtttgttcaagttatttttttattgtcacCATCTACAGATCTTCCATCTATAGTAGAGGATCGAATCATGTCTTCCTTGTCATTCCAATGTGCCTCTGGTGACGGCCACAGTCGGACTAACTTGCAAAGGATGCCCAGTCTGGATTCACAACTCCCTACCTCTAAAGGGCCTCGAGATGCCAAGCAGAAGTTACACAGCCATGACCAGAGCCACAGAGACCTTAATATGACTTCAAATGTGCTCAGAGTCAGAGATGTCCAAAAACAGGCTGGAACTTCTATTAACAAGAAACAGGGTGATGTCTGTGTTGAAGATGGCACAGAATTTGACCGGGATAAGAAGAGTGTTATGGACGAAGACaatgatggagcacctgtagaGCTGACCGCCAAGCATCCTAGTCTCACAGTTGCTCAGAACACTGAGGAGAATCTAACCATGGCTCCTCCTAAGCCTGAAGTTAATCCAGCCTTGTTACAACAGGAGTAAGTACTGaataatttaatgttttttttttttttatatatatatatatatatatatatattgagaTACAGAGAAGGTAATGTTGTGTGTCATAGGTTCATTATGAGTTTGGTGTTGTTCTGTGCAGAGAGGTCTTGGTGCTCCCAGACGTTTCCTCCAACAACAGCACAAATAATGCTGTGAAAGGTAGGATGCTGCGGCAGCTTTGAgcactttttttattttatttatttgtttatttgtcaggGACAATGCAGCGCACATTATTACATACATAGCCATCACAGTCAATGCCATAACAATGTCTGTAGATGTGTTACATAAAAGGTTTCTAGCCAGTTGGCTAATTTGCAACCCCAGTCCCTGGTCAGACCTTTCTAAAAAACATGTTGTAGTCTAAAAGTAATCTAAAAAGTGTAGTATATGTGTGCAAACACCTCTCTATACATATATAGACCAACAAAAGATCAAGGTAATTTTAGTGTTCATACCCTGACCATACACAACAGAATAACCACAACATACAAAGGAGCATCACAACCAGTAAGTCACATAACATAACCCCCAGACACCCAGCTGCCCACATACTCTCACTTATATGGACAGCCAGTCACAACATACCCCAATACACTAACACAGACAGCAAATCACATACAATACAACCCCCAGATATACCTAGCCGCCCGCAAACTCTCACCAATGCGAacagccagtcacacacacacacacacacacacacacacacacacacacacacacacacacaaacacacacacacacacgcacacacacaccccagacagcaaaacatcacatcacataagACACAGTCCCCAGATACCCAACCGCCTGCAAACTCTCACCAATGCGAGCAGCCAGGCATCAACAGACAGTACAGTAAAATATAGACaatagagtgtgcgtgtgtgtatgtgtgcatgcgtgtcctAGTGGCTGCAACCCTGATTTACTTTCAGCCAGTGTTTTACCTTACTGCTAAATGTTTTCAGTTCAGTTTGTGTTTTTAGTTCTATTGGTAAGTCGTTCATACTTCTGTATGATGTTGTTCATTTGCGGTATGACTTTATTTTTGACGGTCCACACAGGGGCGGTAGCAGAGGTGACCTGCCATAATGCTGTCCAGCAAGGCCAAGACACCTTGAGGGTCGCCGTCAACAAGCCGAAAGACGTTTGTAAGCAGTATAAGTGTGTCACCTGTGGGCTGAGACTGCCATCCCGGGGCAAGTGGCACAGACACCGAAGAATTCACCTGGCGGACAAACCATCGTTCACGTGTGCTCACTGCGGCAGGGAGTTCACACGGCAGAGCAGTCTCACGAATCATCAGCAGTTCTGCTCACAGCCGAGCAGACTCCACGACACCACAAACTCAGAGTCCAGCCCAGCCAGTGCCCCAGCCAAGACagacacaggtcagtgccagcTCTGCGGTGAGATGTTCTCTGAGATTGCTGTGTGTGACCGTTTTTTTAGCACCTCTGTAGGATGTTGTTCATTTGCAGTATGACATTATTTTTGACGGTCCACACAGGGGCGGTAGCGGAGGAGACCTGCTATAATGCTGTCCAGCAAGGCCAAGAAGACACCATGAGGGTCGACATCGACAAGCTGAAGAACGTTTGTAAGCAGTATAAGTGTGTCACCTGTGGGCTGAGAATGGCGTCCCGGGAAAAGTGGCGCAGACACCAAAGAATTCACATGGCGGACAAACAACCGTTCACGTGCGCTCACTGCGGCAGGGAGTTCAAACGGCTGAGCAGTCTCACCAATCATCAGCAGGCTGGAGCCAACCAGGGGGGCGACTCCTCACAGCCACCCTGTTTACAGCCGAGGAGAAACTCGGTGTCCGACCCTGCCAGTGCCCCAGCCAAGACAGATCCAGGCCGGTGCCAGTTTTGCGGCGAGACGTTCTCCGAGGTTGCGCTGAGGCTCCACTTGAAGACACATCCAGAGTACAGGCCCTACCACTGCAGCGAGTGTGACAAAGACTTCACTTCTACAATCGGCCTGAAGACGCACAGGCAGCGGCTGCACACGGCGGAGAAGCCTTACCTCTGCTCCGAGTGCGGACGGTGGTACCAGAACAGGTACATGCTCAAGCGGCACATGGAGTTCCATGCTGGAAGAAATAAATTCTACTGTTCTTTCTGCGGGAAACAGTACACCAATCAGGCGAACTTGACCATCCACATCCGTAGCCACACGGGGGAGAAGCCGTACGTGTGCTCCCAGTGTGGCAAGGCGTTCGGCTCCGCTGGGGTGCTACAGGTGCACATGCGCATTCACACGGGGGAGAGGCCGTACAGGTGTGAGGTGTGCGACCTGCGCtgcatcaactccagccagtTTCGAAGACACGCGCGCGTACACAGTGGCGAAAGGCCTTTCACTTGTGTCCAGTGCAAGAAAGGCTTCTCCACCAATTCCTGTCTTAAAAAGCACATGTTCCTCCACACGGGGATGAAGCCATACAAATGCCCCATGTGTCCAAAAAGCTATTGTACTCGTAATCACTTGAATAGACACGCAATAACACATCGGGAAGTAGTCCAGTAAAGGTCAGACATTTGAAACACTTAAATACTAATAATAtacaataatatataataatacttATATGAACATCTGAAGGAACAACATGTCTTCACTTTCAATTCTTTCCTGtatcaataaaaacaaattatAATGCATGATGGAaggggttgttttttttccttgttAGGATATACTGTTGAAAACTGTCCTTTGAATACGGCTGACTATTGATGTTCAGCTCTGTGACAGCCTTTTAACACACAATTCGTGTGAGTGACAACACCAGAAAGATAAGTGTGCATATCTTATATGGGTACAGTGGATTTGAAACGTCCTTTTATGTCCTGTGCATCAATGGGCTCAATGCGTATTTAGATTAAACTCCCTCTTTTGTTTTTGGCGCGAGGTATACCAGTAATTTTTTTATTTACCTTATTCTCCTGTCTTGAGTCATGTAGAGCTATTCACAGTTGAAGAGTCaaccatttatttaaaaaaaaaaaaaaaaaaaaaaagatataaacCGGAAGACACCACACAGGTTCCATCTCATCACTATGGGGCACCTCTCCAAAATTCATTCCTTTCGGTGTGGACCAGCCTGCCCTGCGGCTGCGTAGGGGTTTCGTGTGTGGTGTTcaactagcctgacgagccagacccacatcaagatgtagggtctggacactcaccgtagacagggctcaatcgaaggggtgggataaacagttgtctttcaaattccctccccgcaataggataacgctaaacgaatcatcttcttgttttcaaataacaggatgcgttaccgtcgcaacttctggtcgcatgtcagtcaccattatgttaagccctgtgattgggccgctggtgctgggggttctcagcttcctggctcaatggatcgtgcctagactgccccgccagccaaattacatttgctgccgctaggggcgtatagatttctaggctagttttCAACAGTTAAGTAGCCAAACTTACTTCATGTTCTCAAATATGGTATTAATCTACACATCTACAAGGTGGTGGATGATGATGGATTGAGAATGACTTAGGTTAGCGACTATGTTGCAATTGAGACAGTCGCTAGATTTAGCAGCATAGGCTACTTGATGACAACTTGTATCCAAGTGTTGACCAGTGTATGATAAATATTGAATGATTGTCATTAAGGATAAAAAAGACCAGGTGGGTCCTGCATGAAAATGGATATGAGAAAATCACAAGAACAGGCTAAATGTGACCaaattacttttttattattattattattactattgcaCTACAATTATATTTAGTATCTCATTGTTATTCCTCCACCTTTGCTCCACATCACAGTTGTGGCACACATAGTCCCCCATTCCATCTGTGCAGACCCCGTGTGCCCAGCCATAGCAGAGAAGGCACTGCATCCACACCTCTCCAGGCACGGAGTCGCTGAAGGACCCGCAGCACACCAGGCACTCCTCAGTAAGGGTGACCTCCACAGACGGGCAGGTGTCCGCGGCGGtggcagctgcagctgcagcagagggCCTAGCAGCGGTGCAAGTGGTGGGGGGCGAGAAGAGCTTTTTTGTCTGTGCCTTTGCCTTGGAGGATGGCTTAGGTCGACGCTGGTGTCTCGCCTCCTCCCAAGCTGCCCTCACCGGAGAGTCCGTAAGTATTGCAGTTGTCCTGCAAAATCAAGTTAGACATTAAGTTTGGTTTAAAatgattaaagggacacttcaccgattagcattaagctttgtatcttcagaaaaccagtcatgtttttgaatggtcgtgcatcattccctcagtttgccttgagatgggagaaaaacgGAACTCTACTTGCCTCCTTATCCCTTTTCTCATTGTATTTTTTCTAGGGCCAGCCTTGGGGAAAGGATGGACAAACTCCGGGCTGTATTCTTGGGCAGCTTCATCAGAGACTTCAATGCATCCCAAAGGAGAGATTAATATATTAACTTTCTGATTAACTGTTGTGttaatgtatttatgtatgtacttATTGACTTAATGTTGCCTACCTGTTGAATCACTGGTGTTTTCAGCCTCTTGGACCTGGTCAGTTACATAGGAAGGCGCAAAGTCATCTTTGTCAAATGTCAAGGGGTTGAAGGGCCAAATCCCAGTTCCAGAAAACCCAGAGGTGACATTTGACTCCTGCACCGCCAGAGGTAAGGCCGATGAGACTATGGATGGGACATCATAAACGGTAAGGTTTGTGCCTGGATGCACCCTCATCCACTGATCTGCGGCCGAGTTGACGTAGGTGTTCAGAGGGCCAAGGACACTGCGGTCCATTGGCTTCAGACGGTGGGTGCAGTAGGGAGGGAAAGACAATAACACAATCCCATTTTCCCTGCAGTAATCGATGGCTCTGAGGGATAGATGAGAAGGGtccaggaggagcagcagcttgGACTCTTTGCTGACCCGGGCGTTGCCTGCAAAGTGGGCCAAATACTGCAGGAAGTCGTCCTCCTGCATCAACCCACTGCCATTTGCTGATCCAGTGCAGCCAACTGGACCACCCTTGAGGAAATGCGACTGGAATTGCTTCctggggaaaatgaaaaagggaGGGATAACTCTACCCAGTGCATTTCCTGCCAGGGCAACGGTGACCAGTGTCCCAGTCTCTGCAGAAGTCACTGCCCCGACCGGCGCCTGGACGGTTGTAACTCCTGTAAACAtgaatttattatttttttttaaatgaacttTAATGTAatagcatgtgtatgtatatagttcttatttgtttcatttttttaaggTTGATTTACCAGTCTCGTCCATGTTCCAGATGTCCTTGGCCTGGAAGCTGTGGCGGTCAAGAACAATCTTTAAGTTGGTAAAGAAGGCTGCCACTTTGGTCTTGTGAAAACTAGTAAAATGGGAGTTACTAGTTGCCTGAGGATTGCGTCTGGAGAGGCTTCCACTGCGCTCCATGAAGGAGGCAAACCAATCCTTCCCTGCCATCTTTTTTTCCTGCCAAGATGGTGGGAAGCTGCAGTTGTACCCCACTGCTAGCTCAAATGCCAACTTTCGTACCTGAAGGGTTCAGAAAATGATTTTATGAACTTTATGAACTATCCtaaatggttttttttttattattaactTTATGAACTTGCCTATTTATCTATGCATTTTTCTATGtatctatttatatatttattcctctatttatttatttattcattttattcttAAATGCCTGTTGCCTGTGTGAAGACCCATGTTGACGTTTCTCTACAACACTAACCTCTCTAGGGCTCAGGCTGAAGTCCGCCCTTTCTAGGCAGGCGTACAGTTTCTCCTCCTGACCATCTGTAAAGACCCTATTGGTTGGGGTCCAGTAGCCTGGAGGGGTAATAGCTCTTCCCGGCtcggcctctcctctcctcttgacATAGCGAGCAAGAGTGCCATGGCTCACGCCATACTCCTTAGCCACCTTCCTAATGCTGGCCCCCTCCACCACTGCTGCATATGCCCTTTCATATATTGCTGGTGGCACCAGCCCTCTGTTTGTCCTCCTCACTCTGATTCTTGGcattctctgttgcactgtaaaaaaggaaaagtcagGGCATAGTCAAATGTATCCATATCACGTTACAATTAAATAAAACAAGTCTAGTTTTGAATGAAACACAGCCTTATTGtgttcaaatattcattttgattgagtaatccatttttctaattgaatcaagTAAGGTAAGCGTATATACTAGGGGGAAAAGGAAAACAGGGTTTGTCACATTTACTACGCCACGAAACATGAAGTTAAACTAACTCCCGTTTTTCTATCAAACACAATGTTACTACGTtgaactgacatattttgtCACAGCAATGAATGTATCCAACAGATTCATTTTAGATCAATGTGAAGCACCAAAGTACTGAACCAGCCTAAGGCAAAGGAACACAaaaggctcttctcattcgtctttttatctatcctcccttccttcctcggtcctccggctcattcccactgatctagataaagaatggggcagcaacaatggggtagtctatccagtgttatttatagatcagtgggaaccaAGGAAGGGTGTATGtttaaaaagacgaatgagagagcctaatgtcttggtgtcaccatTTCATTGTGTTCCGATGAGCCTTTGCAAGCTTACTGCGATAATCATGCAGCTGTaaccctctatctctctgccttACACAGCTAACAGTGTTGCCAAAAGTTTTCACATTAGTTTCTTAACTATGTTTAGAGATCATGTTATGCTTTTAGATAAACCATGCTTTGTTCCCACCATGAATGTGTTATGTATTGAGCATGCACAAAATAGCCTATTAGTAATTTAAAGCACATGTTTTCAATTAGCAATCAATTAAGCTAAATGCTTCTTAATGCGGAGGCACAACATTACAAGTTGTCCTTTGATTTGAAATGGTAGCCTATTGCCTATATCTAATTGCCTATTTCCCATGCCACCTGTATATTACAATGACGTTGGAATtacataaataggctagccTCCTTCATAAATGTCACTTAATCAATTTCACTGAAGGGTAGGCTACTTGATCAAATTGGGTTATGCAGCATGAATCAGTTTCGTAACCTATTCATTCATGTGCaaccaatgtaggctacatgataaAATCAAGTAAAATAGTAAATCCAGCAAATATGTATTTTCAGTGTGCTTTATGTGATGCACTCTTGCTATTCAATAaaaactaggcctacttgttatTCATGGCAAACAGGTAGGCTACATTCCATCatgcatagcctagcctacaatgtGTGATGGCGGGACGATTGAAACGTTTCATTTGTCCTGACAGCAAATTCGACAATTAGGCTAAACCTATTTTGCTCCTAAACTAAAAAACTATTAAATTCCACACtcggattttttttaaaaaaaaacgaatgAATCTATCGTATGAACATGATAATGGTACATGAAACAGTAAACACaacttgtcatttttttttttaaaaagatgaccGTACTTACTGCACtcttattctttttttgtttattagCAGATTACATATAATTGTTGTATACCGCCACCTACTGTTCAGGAGTGTGTAGAGAGGAATTGCATGGTTACTCAGTCAGGAtggtttgaaaaataattgtattaaactaatactactactactactactactactactactactactactactactactactactactactactactactactactactactactactaataataataataataataataataataataaaaatgatggtttaaaataataataaataatatcaAAACAGAaaccaacaaataaacaaccaatcaaaacaaaacagaaaaaacaccTCCAGTCCTTTAGGGGGCAATAATAACAAAACCTAGCCATGTCCAGCCCCAACTATCTACCGACACCCGAAGCAATTTGCCGCCGCTCAGTCAAGGACCACCATGGGTATGTTTGTTTTGGAAATGTCGCTAAATATGACCAAAGTTTAAAGTTTGTGAACTCTGAGTCTGGACATCGCCAGCTGTAACATGCAATTACGATGTGGTTGCAGTTGGTGTAGTTTCATGGTAGCTTAAATTGCCTGGATCTTTAACAGTAGTGTGACTGACTACAAAGCGAACGTTAACGTTAAACGACATTTCTACCAATTTACTCGGCCACTAAAAATAAGTCGGTAACTTCACGAAATCTATCACTACCTGCTAATGAAGGCGAAGTCTGTGATTAATGCCTATTACTCTCAAATGAACATCCTTTCGCTGTTGTTCCTCCTTGTTGTGCTCAGACTCCATACCCCCTTCCCTGACATCCCTGCGGCTTTTGGTTCCTCCTCTGCGGCTGATGACTGCTTTCATGTGGCAAGTTGCACACAAGCAGAATGTTGAGCATTATGAGAAGCTGGAGAGCTTCGTCTGCCTGGTGACAAAGATGGTCCCAGACCTTCTTAGCCACAGACAGAAAGCCACTCTGGTTATGGGACTACGTGCGAAGGTAAGAACGCTAGTGTTCACCATTTGATTGGTGATATGATCAGTGGTACTGTGAGtgcattcatttttaaatttTTCCATGTCCCATTCCCATCAGGTGATGTTAGAGATGTGTAGAGGCGATCTGCATGTTGATTCACAGACTCTTAAAACTCAtctaattcaaattcaatcTGCTCATCTTACCAAGGTTAGTAAACCAATGTCAAATTTCTTAACATCAGATCTTAcaaataccaatgtttttcgggggggaaaaaaacatccatgTGTAAAATTATCCAAATTGTTGGCCCTGTAGTCTTTATTTGACTATGGTCATTAGCCAGACGTTGTTATCCAATACAACTTACAACACTCTGATGTGGTGGTTTtcgttttattttttaacttgACCTCaagatttgttttttcttttcttcacagTCTAGACTTTCAGAAATTGATAATTTGCAAAGAAACTTATCCAGTCTTATTTTAAAATTGCTGGAAGATCCAGTTAAAAGGGAAGACTTTTTCCAGGTGAGTGACTACAAGCTTGTGATTGTAACATTATTTCTTAGCTTCAGAATATGTTTTAGTTCATTCAGACATTATTCACTGGAAACATTTCTCCCCATTTGTCATTCACAATTTCTCATGTTCCATCTACCAGAGGGTGTATCCTGTGGAGTATGGGCCTGATTTTGACAAAGCTCTCCAGGTTCTTGTTTGTCAATTCATTTCAAGGTTGGAACAGATTCTCCCAATACCAAATTTTAAACAAGTATGTTGAGGCATCCCTTTAACCTTTAACAAGAATACATTTGTATAGAAACCTCAAGTGCATGTCTTTTTACACTGTAATCTGAAATACATAGATGTTTACTCTGTAGTCTGAACTATTTTTAGGTTGCCTCCTGTATTAGCAGTCCCTTGCTCTGGGAAGAATGTAAGCAGTATACCGATGAGACAGAGGGCCTTCAGGGCCTCCTGCAGGACAACTGCCACAGGCCTTCGGATGACAATGGTATTCTTCAACATGTAAACATACCATATACACGTATGTCTAAAgtctaccttacactgacacactttaacaagatttgggaaagattcttgaaagattgtagtcttttaactaatgcccctctttcaagctttactcaaaaaactgcaatctttcaagaatctttcccaaatcttgtctaAGTCTGTCAGTCTAAGATAGGCTTTAGCTGTATTGTGTAGCCTAGGGTATCATACTTCTaagccatatactgtatttgtattGCTTTGACTGGCCAGAATTATGGGTTGTACATTTAGCTGCACAAAGTTCACTCTTATTCAACACATTGATGTATTGCATGTATTGCATCAATTCAACACATTGATGTAttgcctggggggggggggggggggcgtccgGGAGGGCTCGTGGCGGAAcgtaaacacagacaacaatggTGTGCGTGAACTCCCTCGGCATGTAATACGGTCGAAGGCTCACTGCTATTAACTCCACATCCTTACAACATGCAGTCTCTTTAACTGTAACATGACCGGGGTTGCACCACCTGTCGTTAATGTAAATCACCAGTCCACCGCCCTTCTTCTTGCCAGACAGTTTATTGTCTCTGTCCAAACGGGCCACACTGAAGCCAGGTAGCTCAACGTTAGCGATGCAGCTAGTATATAAGCTTTTACAACTTGTGAATGTCAACTtgaaatagcctactattttaATGAATTCATATTCGTCACTTATCTAACTTCTCACTTCTTCATCCTTCATAGGTCTTCCCTCAATAGTGGAGGATAGAATCATCTTGTCCTTGTCACTAGCACACACAGATTATTCACTCAGCAGCCATAAAAAGGAGCCCAGTTTGGACCTACAGAGCTCCTCCTCTCAGACACACCAAGACAACCCAAAGAGACAGGGGTTTCACCAGCAGAGGTGCCACGAAGATGACCCAACATTAAGTGTGGAAGAAGAGGAACATGGAATGTCCAGCGAGCAGTTTGAAGTTGACCATGACGATGACGTGGAGATTGAACTTgatctgagtgagtgtgaggtaAGGGAGAAGAGGATTACAGAAGACACCAGTCTGTCAGACTCTGAACATAACTGTGGAATATCAAAAGGAGTACCTCTGACAGCTTCAACAGACATGGCTGATTTGGAAGACATTGCTGTAGAGAAACGGACCCTTCCTGACACCTCTGGACACAGCCACAGTGAGTCATTCTCGGAAAAGGCTCTAAAGGAGACCACTGTGCCTTTAGAAGAGTTCTGTGGGACT includes:
- the LOC134062409 gene encoding uncharacterized protein LOC134062409, which gives rise to MPRIRVRRTNRGLVPPAIYERAYAAVVEGASIRKVAKEYGVSHGTLARYVKRRGEAEPGRAITPPGYWTPTNRVFTDGQEEKLYACLERADFSLSPREVRKLAFELAVGYNCSFPPSWQEKKMAGKDWFASFMERSGSLSRRNPQATSNSHFTSFHKTKVAAFFTNLKIVLDRHSFQAKDIWNMDETGVTTVQAPVGAVTSAETGTLVTVALAGNALGRVIPPFFIFPRKQFQSHFLKGGPVGCTGSANGSGLMQEDDFLQYLAHFAGNARVSKESKLLLLLDPSHLSLRAIDYCRENGIVLLSFPPYCTHRLKPMDRSVLGPLNTYVNSAADQWMRVHPGTNLTVYDVPSIVSSALPLAVQESNVTSGFSGTGIWPFNPLTFDKDDFAPSYVTDQVQEAENTSDSTVSDEAAQEYSPEFVHPFPKAGPRKNTMRKGIRRTTAILTDSPVRAAWEEARHQRRPKPSSKAKAQTKKLFSPPTTCTAARPSAAAAAATAADTCPSVEVTLTEECLVCCGSFSDSVPGEVWMQCLLCYGWAHGVCTDGMGDYVCHNCDVEQRWRNNNEILNIIVVQ
- the LOC134062550 gene encoding zinc finger protein 271-like produces the protein MDTSPSVLSIRLLVPPLRLLTGFMWQVAHHQHVEHFGKLEHFVSVVLKRLPDLLSPRQKSTLIMGLRTKMLLENCRGDVPADLQTIRSHLSEIQARLLRNSKNSELENLQRRLLELVLSLLEDPVEKEYFFKKVYPVEYGPDFDKALQVLVGYFISRLEKSLPVPNFKQVSSLIDSSSLWDECEQHLNQLEQLHTLHQDAFSGPLGESDLPSIVEDRIMSSLSFQCASGDGHSRTNLQRMPSLDSQLPTSKGPRDAKQKLHSHDQSHRDLNMTSNVLRVRDVQKQAGTSINKKQGDVCVEDGTEFDRDKKSVMDEDNDGAPVELTAKHPSLTVAQNTEENLTMAPPKPEVNPALLQQEEVLVLPDVSSNNSTNNAVKGAVAEVTCHNAVQQGQDTLRVAVNKPKDVCKQYKCVTCGLRLPSRGKWHRHRRIHLADKPSFTCAHCGREFTRQSSLTNHQQFCSQPSRLHDTTNSESSPASAPAKTDTGAVAEETCYNAVQQGQEDTMRVDIDKLKNVCKQYKCVTCGLRMASREKWRRHQRIHMADKQPFTCAHCGREFKRLSSLTNHQQAGANQGGDSSQPPCLQPRRNSVSDPASAPAKTDPGRCQFCGETFSEVALRLHLKTHPEYRPYHCSECDKDFTSTIGLKTHRQRLHTAEKPYLCSECGRWYQNRYMLKRHMEFHAGRNKFYCSFCGKQYTNQANLTIHIRSHTGEKPYVCSQCGKAFGSAGVLQVHMRIHTGERPYRCEVCDLRCINSSQFRRHARVHSGERPFTCVQCKKGFSTNSCLKKHMFLHTGMKPYKCPMCPKSYCTRNHLNRHAITHREVVQ